A portion of the Bulleidia sp. zg-1006 genome contains these proteins:
- a CDS encoding Fur family transcriptional regulator: protein MKRRQTEQKKAILEAIHGEGKHLSAEQVKSLLSEQGLDIGLATVYRNLNQLAEDGVIRKMVGENFNLFDGNPNPHDHFVCLKCGKLIDLGNLPYDSCPDRQLEMACPELKLISHTTLFEGYCHDCQEEDKKNGIKGIEDRKKFE from the coding sequence ATGAAAAGAAGACAAACAGAACAAAAAAAGGCTATTTTAGAAGCCATTCATGGAGAAGGGAAACATCTTTCTGCTGAACAAGTAAAGAGTTTATTATCTGAACAAGGTTTGGATATCGGTTTAGCGACGGTATATCGCAATTTGAATCAGTTGGCTGAAGATGGTGTTATCCGTAAGATGGTTGGTGAAAATTTCAATCTCTTTGACGGAAATCCTAATCCACATGATCATTTTGTTTGTTTGAAATGTGGGAAATTGATTGATTTAGGTAATCTTCCTTACGATTCCTGCCCGGATCGTCAGTTGGAGATGGCTTGCCCTGAGTTAAAGCTTATTTCCCATACAACGCTTTTTGAGGGATATTGTCATGATTGTCAAGAGGAGGACAAGAAAAAT
- a CDS encoding insulinase family protein, with translation MQINEKYYGFTLNQIREVPDLKGRLYEFTHDKTDAKLNWIQTSDSNKTFSITFKTLPFDDTGVFHILEHSVLNGSKKYRTREPFVDLLKHSMQTFLNAMTYPDKTVYPVSSRNDKDFMNLMSVYMDAVFNPAIYENKNIFLQEGWRYEIRDAKENPKFNGVVLNEMKGAFADVYANIFNEMYRQLYPSNSYKYVSGGDPKAIPDLTYENFLETHKKFYHPSNARVILDGDVDIEATLKFIDEEYFSHYEKGQSFTIENQEILPARTSTIEIELAPEESVENRSYISFGKILGNFNELKKRMAMSIVHSILVGTNEAPLKKAILEAGLAQDVDYALEAELQQPFSILMMVNTEEVNLEKIKEVIRSVTKDYHFNPKELEASINGLEFHYREKSEPAGLLNALHSLETWLYDGDAMDGIHLSPIFDELRKAISSSYFEDVMKEFYGDEEHWATVIAKPSKTIAKKREEAEQARLVADKEKWVDVQPYIDEQLALDVWQATPDTKEQLDTMPKLALSDVNPEIMRFPTEEVSYRGIRVLVHPSDPSGIVHFNLYFSLAGLPKDKLPEVSFLARQLLGNLATEQYSLSELTSEIKNLIPVLSTNVTCFTPYNQVDGTQPFLEVTASTLEKNVDQAIALIQEILFRTKFEKEFVLNLLRQNNESIRQALVNSGNTYAVLRAKAHTSAEGFFNEYTLGITYGMYLQSLEDHFDEDWDGFLEAIQNYISVIFSRDRFILSVAGIEKEKFEDFIFALNTVKTNGMVVHYPLLTDEKEALQISGGVSYTGTSAKVEEYNSRYRAVAHLVTYDFLWTEVRVKNGAYGTGMRNDRSSLNTFSYRDPSPTVSLEVNQKIADYLRSFAKNPEAENDLNIIGSIASVEPLMNYRSQIKVGDNLVLSSITDDIRQAERENLLTMKKEDYLPLADIVEEMMKDSYQVVIGNEAMLSKLEDYKKLSMKE, from the coding sequence ATGCAGATAAATGAAAAATACTATGGTTTTACTTTGAACCAAATTAGAGAAGTACCAGATTTAAAGGGAAGGCTATATGAATTTACCCATGATAAAACCGATGCGAAGTTGAATTGGATTCAAACATCGGATTCCAATAAAACCTTTTCGATTACTTTTAAGACCTTGCCCTTTGATGATACAGGTGTCTTTCATATTTTAGAACACTCGGTTTTAAATGGTTCTAAGAAATACCGTACCAGAGAACCGTTTGTGGACTTGTTGAAACATTCTATGCAGACCTTTTTAAATGCGATGACATATCCGGATAAGACCGTTTATCCTGTTTCTTCACGCAACGATAAGGATTTTATGAACTTAATGTCGGTGTATATGGATGCGGTTTTTAATCCAGCTATTTATGAAAACAAGAACATTTTCCTACAAGAAGGATGGCGTTATGAAATTCGTGATGCCAAGGAAAATCCAAAGTTTAATGGAGTTGTTTTAAACGAAATGAAAGGGGCTTTCGCAGATGTGTATGCCAATATCTTTAATGAAATGTACCGCCAATTGTACCCGTCTAATTCGTATAAGTACGTTTCCGGAGGGGATCCAAAAGCCATTCCTGATTTAACCTATGAGAATTTTTTAGAAACACATAAGAAGTTCTATCATCCAAGTAACGCAAGAGTGATTTTAGATGGGGATGTGGATATTGAGGCCACTTTGAAATTCATTGATGAGGAATATTTCTCTCATTATGAAAAAGGTCAATCTTTCACAATTGAAAATCAAGAAATATTACCGGCTCGTACATCTACGATCGAAATCGAATTAGCACCGGAAGAAAGTGTTGAAAACCGCAGTTATATTAGTTTTGGTAAGATTTTGGGTAATTTTAATGAATTAAAAAAGAGAATGGCAATGTCCATTGTTCATTCTATTCTTGTTGGTACGAATGAAGCACCTTTAAAGAAAGCTATTTTAGAGGCTGGCTTGGCACAGGATGTGGACTATGCTTTAGAAGCTGAATTACAACAACCCTTCTCTATTTTAATGATGGTGAATACCGAAGAAGTGAACTTAGAAAAGATAAAAGAAGTTATTCGTTCTGTTACGAAGGACTATCATTTTAATCCAAAGGAATTGGAAGCTAGTATCAATGGCTTGGAATTTCATTATCGTGAAAAGAGTGAACCGGCCGGTTTGTTGAATGCTCTTCATTCGTTAGAAACATGGTTATACGATGGGGATGCGATGGATGGTATTCACTTATCACCAATTTTTGATGAATTAAGAAAAGCGATTTCAAGCTCTTATTTTGAAGATGTGATGAAAGAATTCTATGGTGATGAAGAGCATTGGGCAACCGTGATTGCGAAGCCGTCAAAAACCATTGCTAAGAAAAGAGAGGAAGCTGAACAAGCTCGCTTGGTAGCGGATAAAGAAAAATGGGTTGATGTGCAACCATATATTGATGAACAATTGGCTTTGGATGTTTGGCAAGCAACCCCGGACACTAAGGAACAATTAGACACCATGCCAAAATTGGCGTTGAGCGATGTTAATCCAGAGATAATGCGCTTTCCAACCGAAGAGGTCTCGTATCGTGGAATAAGAGTTCTAGTGCACCCTTCTGATCCATCGGGTATTGTTCACTTTAATCTATATTTCTCATTAGCCGGTTTACCAAAGGATAAATTGCCGGAGGTTTCTTTCTTAGCTCGTCAATTACTAGGTAACTTAGCAACGGAACAGTATTCTCTATCAGAATTAACTTCAGAAATCAAGAATTTAATTCCAGTGTTGAGCACGAATGTGACTTGTTTCACACCATATAACCAAGTGGATGGAACGCAGCCTTTCCTTGAAGTGACCGCTTCAACCTTGGAAAAAAATGTGGATCAAGCGATTGCTTTAATTCAAGAAATCTTATTCAGGACTAAGTTTGAAAAGGAATTTGTCTTGAATCTTCTAAGACAAAATAACGAGTCTATTCGCCAAGCATTGGTAAATAGTGGTAATACGTATGCCGTGTTAAGAGCGAAGGCGCATACTTCTGCCGAGGGTTTCTTTAATGAATACACGCTCGGAATAACTTATGGTATGTATTTACAATCCCTTGAGGATCATTTTGATGAGGATTGGGATGGTTTCTTAGAAGCCATTCAAAATTATATTTCTGTTATCTTTAGTCGAGATCGGTTCATCTTATCAGTGGCCGGTATTGAAAAAGAAAAGTTTGAGGATTTCATTTTTGCGTTAAATACGGTAAAAACAAATGGAATGGTTGTGCATTATCCTTTATTAACAGATGAAAAAGAAGCTCTACAAATTTCCGGTGGGGTTTCTTATACAGGTACATCGGCTAAGGTAGAGGAATATAATTCTCGTTATCGTGCTGTGGCTCATTTAGTAACCTATGATTTCTTGTGGACTGAAGTTCGTGTAAAAAATGGGGCTTATGGAACCGGTATGCGAAATGATCGTTCTAGTTTGAATACGTTCTCGTATCGTGACCCTAGTCCAACGGTATCTTTAGAAGTAAACCAAAAGATTGCGGATTATTTAAGAAGCTTTGCGAAGAATCCGGAAGCAGAAAATGATTTAAATATCATTGGTTCGATTGCGTCCGTGGAGCCATTGATGAATTATCGTAGTCAAATAAAGGTAGGGGATAATTTAGTGTTATCTTCGATTACGGATGATATTCGCCAAGCTGAACGTGAAAATCTTCTAACGATGAAGAAAGAGGACTATCTTCCTTTAGCGGATATTGTGGAAGAAATGATGAAGGATAGCTATCAGGTTGTGATCGGAAATGAAGCAATGCTATCGAAATTAGAGGACTATAAAAAGTTATCGATGAAAGAGTAA
- a CDS encoding FHA domain-containing protein, with protein sequence MLKNPTVLKYMIFILAGIILVLSIAVIYLVFKKNEYYVEEEGEVVKPTSSAKKPQLQPIELDVMDDEVTKVVPTVQTSSTKKGLLFLVLAANQSTQKALMEFPCVIGRDPSSELVLNDPAVSRKHCQILKEDGSFFLEDLAEHNGTFLNGEKMIPNVKVKLNLGDEIMLGHVTLKLEKDIRA encoded by the coding sequence ATGTTAAAGAATCCAACGGTATTAAAGTATATGATTTTCATTTTAGCGGGCATTATTTTAGTGCTTAGCATTGCGGTCATTTACCTAGTCTTTAAAAAGAATGAGTATTATGTTGAGGAAGAAGGAGAAGTGGTTAAACCGACTTCATCAGCTAAAAAACCTCAGCTTCAACCAATTGAACTGGATGTAATGGATGATGAAGTCACTAAGGTTGTACCAACTGTTCAAACCTCATCAACAAAAAAAGGTTTATTGTTTTTAGTGTTGGCGGCTAATCAATCCACTCAGAAAGCCTTAATGGAATTTCCTTGTGTGATTGGTCGTGATCCTTCCTCAGAGTTGGTGCTGAATGATCCGGCTGTATCGCGTAAGCATTGCCAAATTTTAAAGGAAGATGGTTCTTTTTTCTTAGAAGATTTAGCGGAGCATAATGGGACTTTCTTAAATGGTGAGAAGATGATACCGAATGTGAAAGTAAAATTAAATCTTGGTGATGAGATTATGCTTGGTCATGTGACCTTAAAACTGGAAAAAGACATTCGTGCTTAG
- the rsmI gene encoding 16S rRNA (cytidine(1402)-2'-O)-methyltransferase, with protein MIRQKSFQNQKSTLYLVPTPIGNMAEVSPRQVETLKKVDVIACEDTRNSGQLLKTLGIHKRLIAYQNFNEESSSKGILSLLEEGKNVALISDAGYPLISDPGQKVVRLVSQAGYNVVSISGSSAILNALVASGLVVQPFLFVGFLGNQTSQRKKRLKELKDYPMTMVFYEAPHRLKKCLKDCLEILGDRSCTLARELTKLHEEYLRGTFSEILGVCQELKGEMVLVVEGKKESNDVNMSQVALEIQRLVNQGLRTKDASKQIAEKMGLSKNKVYNLYLETLPKD; from the coding sequence ATGATTCGCCAGAAATCTTTTCAAAACCAAAAGTCTACTTTATATCTAGTACCAACACCCATTGGAAATATGGCGGAAGTATCTCCTCGTCAAGTGGAAACGTTGAAAAAGGTGGATGTGATTGCTTGTGAAGACACTAGAAATAGTGGTCAATTATTAAAAACATTGGGTATTCATAAACGTCTTATCGCTTATCAAAATTTCAATGAAGAAAGTTCTTCTAAGGGAATTTTATCTTTATTAGAAGAAGGAAAGAATGTAGCGTTAATCAGTGATGCCGGTTATCCTTTGATTTCTGATCCCGGTCAAAAGGTCGTTCGTCTTGTTAGTCAAGCCGGCTATAATGTGGTATCTATTTCCGGTAGTTCAGCTATTTTAAATGCCTTGGTAGCCAGTGGCTTGGTGGTTCAACCATTCTTATTTGTTGGGTTTTTAGGCAATCAAACAAGTCAAAGAAAGAAGCGATTGAAGGAATTGAAAGACTATCCAATGACCATGGTCTTTTATGAGGCGCCACATCGTCTTAAAAAGTGTTTAAAGGATTGCTTGGAAATACTAGGTGATCGTTCTTGTACTCTAGCGAGAGAATTAACGAAGTTACATGAGGAATACCTGCGGGGTACTTTTTCTGAAATTCTAGGGGTTTGTCAAGAATTAAAGGGAGAAATGGTTTTAGTGGTTGAGGGCAAGAAGGAAAGCAATGATGTGAATATGAGCCAAGTGGCTTTAGAGATTCAAAGGTTGGTGAATCAGGGTTTAAGAACCAAGGATGCCAGCAAACAAATTGCTGAAAAAATGGGTTTATCAAAAAATAAAGTCTACAATCTCTACTTGGAAACATTGCCAAAAGACTAG